A region of Alphaproteobacteria bacterium 33-17 DNA encodes the following proteins:
- a CDS encoding dihydrolipoyl dehydrogenase: MSNYNLVVVGAGPGGYVAAIRAAQLGMKACVVEATHLGGICLNWGCIPTKALLRTAEVYHTITHAEEYGITVKDAKIDISKIVKRSRDVSGKLSGGIKALLKKNKVDVIDGFAKFKDSKTLEISVDGKVTQTLSCKNIILATGARAKVIPGYEPDGKLVWTYREAMVPETMPKSIVVIGSGAIGIEFASFYLNLGAEVTLLEVAPRILINEDKEIADFARKSFEKQGMKIVTSANLKGLKKGSKDVTINYEADGKAASVTADRIIMAVGISPNTDKIAIEKTKIKLDAKGHVITNDYMQTEEPHIYAIGDVAGAPWLAHKASHEGIIAVEKIAGKNPHKMNKLNIPGCTYSRPQIASVGITEEKAKELKYDIKVGRFPFFGNGKAIALGEPEGLVKTIFDSKTGELLGAHMVGAEVTEMIQGYVIAKNMEGTEEDLMHTVFPHPTLSEMMHESVLDAYKKAIHI, translated from the coding sequence ATGAGTAATTATAATTTAGTAGTAGTAGGTGCGGGTCCAGGTGGCTACGTTGCAGCAATCAGAGCAGCTCAGCTTGGAATGAAAGCATGCGTTGTTGAAGCAACGCATTTAGGCGGTATTTGTTTAAACTGGGGCTGTATTCCAACTAAAGCATTACTCAGAACAGCAGAGGTATATCATACAATTACTCATGCCGAAGAATATGGTATTACAGTTAAAGATGCTAAAATCGATATCAGCAAAATTGTAAAACGCTCACGTGATGTATCAGGCAAACTTTCAGGCGGTATTAAAGCTCTTCTAAAAAAGAATAAAGTAGATGTAATTGACGGCTTTGCGAAATTTAAAGATAGCAAAACATTAGAAATTTCAGTAGATGGTAAGGTAACTCAGACGCTTTCATGCAAAAATATTATTCTTGCAACAGGTGCTAGGGCAAAGGTCATTCCAGGTTACGAGCCAGATGGTAAGCTTGTTTGGACATACCGTGAGGCAATGGTACCTGAAACAATGCCTAAATCAATTGTAGTAATTGGTAGCGGTGCAATAGGCATTGAGTTTGCAAGCTTTTATTTAAACCTTGGTGCTGAAGTTACGTTATTAGAAGTTGCTCCAAGAATTTTAATCAATGAAGACAAAGAAATTGCTGATTTTGCAAGAAAGTCTTTTGAAAAGCAAGGTATGAAAATAGTAACATCTGCAAACTTAAAAGGTCTTAAAAAAGGCAGCAAGGATGTTACCATTAATTATGAAGCTGATGGAAAAGCTGCAAGCGTTACTGCTGACAGAATTATCATGGCAGTTGGTATTTCACCAAATACAGATAAAATCGCAATCGAGAAAACAAAAATAAAACTGGATGCTAAAGGTCATGTTATTACTAATGACTATATGCAAACAGAAGAGCCACATATTTATGCGATTGGTGACGTAGCTGGCGCTCCGTGGCTTGCGCACAAAGCCAGCCATGAAGGTATTATTGCAGTAGAAAAAATTGCAGGTAAAAATCCCCACAAAATGAATAAATTAAATATCCCAGGCTGTACATATTCAAGACCGCAAATAGCAAGTGTTGGTATTACTGAAGAGAAAGCAAAAGAGCTTAAATATGACATTAAGGTTGGTCGCTTCCCATTTTTTGGTAATGGTAAAGCAATTGCGCTTGGTGAGCCAGAAGGCTTAGTGAAAACTATATTTGACTCAAAAACAGGTGAGCTTCTTGGTGCGCACATGGTAGGTGCAGAAGTAACCGAAATGATTCAGGGTTATGTGATAGCTAAGAATATGGAAGGCACTGAGGAAGATTTAATGCATACAGTATTCCCGCATCCAACACTCTCTGAAATGATGCACGAATCAGTGTTAGACGCTTATAAAAAGGCCATTCATATATAG
- a CDS encoding pyruvate dehydrogenase complex dihydrolipoamide acetyltransferase, with the protein MPIEILMPALSPTMTEGNLAKWLKKEGDKIKAGEVIAEIETDKATMEVEAVDEGTLGKILIPAGTENVKVNELIALILEAGEDKASLDSYAGKSGGAAVTQAPKEEPKQASQAAAAAAPQAQSGDRAKASPLAKRVAQNEGVDLSGVQGTGPHGRIIKDDVMDAMKSGGSSKTASAPQSSVSFVGRNPEEYRKVPNNNMRKVIAKRLCESKQTVPHFYLNIECKIDKLLSFRQDINSVTDSENKPVYKVSVNDIVIKAVAMSLRDVPEANSTWTDEATLLYNNVDVSVAVAIDGGLITPIIKNADQKTITSISSEMKDLAKRARDNKLAPHEFQGGGFSISNLGMYGIKNFNAIINPPQTCILAIGTSTERPVVKNGQIQIANIMEVTLSSDHRVVDGTVGAKFLASFKKYIENPVLMLV; encoded by the coding sequence ATGCCAATTGAAATTTTAATGCCAGCACTTTCTCCGACAATGACAGAAGGAAATCTTGCTAAATGGCTGAAGAAAGAAGGTGACAAAATTAAAGCCGGTGAAGTAATTGCCGAAATCGAAACAGATAAAGCTACAATGGAAGTAGAAGCTGTTGACGAAGGTACACTTGGTAAAATCTTAATTCCTGCGGGAACAGAAAACGTAAAAGTAAATGAACTGATTGCCCTTATATTAGAAGCAGGTGAAGACAAAGCATCACTTGATTCTTATGCAGGTAAAAGTGGTGGTGCTGCAGTCACTCAAGCACCAAAAGAAGAGCCTAAGCAAGCGTCACAGGCAGCTGCTGCAGCCGCTCCTCAGGCGCAAAGTGGCGATAGAGCAAAAGCATCTCCTCTTGCTAAAAGAGTTGCGCAAAATGAAGGCGTAGATTTATCTGGAGTACAAGGTACAGGTCCTCACGGCAGAATCATAAAAGATGACGTAATGGACGCTATGAAATCTGGCGGCAGTAGCAAGACAGCATCGGCTCCGCAGTCATCAGTAAGCTTTGTTGGACGTAATCCTGAAGAATACAGAAAAGTTCCAAACAATAATATGCGTAAAGTTATTGCTAAAAGACTTTGCGAGTCTAAGCAAACTGTGCCGCATTTCTATTTAAACATTGAGTGTAAAATCGATAAGCTTTTAAGCTTTAGACAAGATATCAACAGCGTTACAGATAGTGAAAATAAGCCAGTTTATAAAGTATCGGTAAACGATATTGTGATTAAAGCTGTTGCTATGTCACTTCGTGATGTGCCAGAAGCAAACAGCACATGGACAGATGAAGCAACATTGCTTTATAACAATGTTGACGTATCTGTTGCAGTTGCAATCGATGGTGGACTTATTACCCCAATTATCAAAAACGCTGATCAAAAAACCATTACAAGCATTTCATCAGAAATGAAAGACCTCGCAAAACGTGCGCGTGACAATAAACTTGCTCCGCATGAATTCCAGGGTGGGGGCTTTAGCATTTCTAACTTAGGTATGTATGGTATTAAGAACTTTAATGCTATTATTAACCCGCCGCAAACATGTATTTTAGCAATTGGAACAAGTACTGAAAGACCCGTTGTTAAAAATGGTCAGATCCAAATTGCAAATATTATGGAAGTAACGCTTTCAAGTGATCACCGCGTTGTTGATGGAACGGTTGGTGCTAAGTTTTTAGCAAGCTTTAAGAAGTATATTGAAAACCCAGTGTTAATGCTGGTTTAA
- a CDS encoding alpha-ketoacid dehydrogenase subunit beta, whose translation MPMLTVREALRDAMLEEMKRDSEVFVMGEEVAEYQGAYKVTQGLLQEFGPKRVIDTPITEHGFAGVAVGAAFAGLKPIVEFMTFNFAMQAIDHIINSAAKTNYMSGGQVRCPIVFRGPNGAAARVGAQHSQCYASWYGHVPGLKVVAPYSAADAKGLLKAAIRDPNPVVFLENEMLYGQSFDVPDDEDYIVPIGKALVVKEGKDVTITAFSLMVKHALNAASVLEEMGISCEVIDLRTIRPLDTETIINSVKKTNRIVSVEEGWPFAGMGSEIAALVMEEAFDDLDAPVVRVAGKDVPLPYAANLEKLALPQVEDIIEAVKSVCYRNK comes from the coding sequence ATGCCAATGTTAACAGTTCGTGAAGCATTAAGAGATGCAATGCTCGAAGAAATGAAAAGAGATTCAGAAGTATTCGTAATGGGTGAAGAAGTTGCGGAATACCAAGGTGCTTATAAAGTTACTCAGGGATTATTACAAGAGTTTGGTCCTAAAAGAGTTATAGATACGCCAATTACAGAACATGGTTTTGCAGGTGTGGCTGTAGGTGCTGCTTTTGCTGGGCTTAAGCCGATTGTAGAATTTATGACATTCAACTTTGCTATGCAGGCGATAGATCATATTATTAACTCGGCTGCTAAAACAAATTATATGTCAGGTGGTCAGGTTAGATGCCCCATAGTATTCAGAGGGCCAAATGGTGCGGCAGCACGTGTTGGTGCGCAGCACTCTCAGTGTTATGCAAGTTGGTATGGTCATGTACCTGGTCTTAAGGTAGTTGCTCCTTATTCTGCGGCAGATGCTAAAGGCTTACTCAAAGCGGCTATTCGTGATCCAAATCCAGTTGTATTTTTAGAAAATGAAATGTTATATGGCCAAAGCTTTGATGTCCCGGATGATGAAGATTATATAGTTCCGATAGGAAAAGCTTTAGTTGTAAAAGAAGGTAAAGACGTTACAATTACAGCATTTTCTTTAATGGTGAAGCATGCGCTTAATGCTGCAAGCGTTTTAGAAGAAATGGGAATTAGCTGTGAAGTAATTGACCTTCGTACAATAAGACCGCTTGATACAGAAACTATTATTAACTCTGTTAAGAAAACAAACCGTATCGTTTCTGTTGAAGAAGGCTGGCCATTTGCTGGTATGGGTAGTGAAATTGCAGCGCTTGTAATGGAAGAAGCATTTGATGATTTAGATGCTCCAGTAGTTAGGGTTGCCGGTAAAGACGTACCGCTTCCATATGCTGCAAATCTAGAAAAGCTTGCGTTACCACAAGTTGAAGATATTATTGAAGCTGTTAAATCAGTTTGCTATAGAAATAAATAG
- a CDS encoding pyruvate dehydrogenase (acetyl-transferring) E1 component subunit alpha, giving the protein MSKQKKLSLAKDEYLKLYYDMLLIRRFEEKAGQLYGMGLIGGFCHLYIGQEAVVVGIQHNLIEGDQVITSYRDHGHMLACGMDPRRVMAELLGRIDGCSKGKGGSMHMFDIPKQFFGGHGIVGAQVPIGAGLAFANAYRDNGNISVSYFGDGAAHQGQVYEAFNMAALWKLPALFIVENNMYAMGTSVERATVVTDLYKKGESFGIPGYAVNGMDVLDVIEGTKKAIDHIRSGKGPYLLELKTYRYRGHSMSDPAKYRSKEEVNEFKENRDPIDNLRNYLLSAKKVKESDLEDIEKSVKALVAEVVEFAQNSPEPDPSELMTDIYNDE; this is encoded by the coding sequence GTGTCAAAACAAAAAAAATTGAGTCTAGCAAAAGATGAGTATTTAAAGTTGTATTATGATATGCTTCTCATCAGAAGATTTGAAGAAAAAGCTGGTCAACTTTATGGTATGGGACTTATTGGTGGATTCTGTCACTTATATATCGGACAAGAAGCTGTAGTAGTTGGTATTCAGCATAATCTTATTGAAGGCGATCAGGTTATTACAAGCTATAGAGACCATGGTCATATGCTTGCATGCGGTATGGATCCAAGAAGGGTAATGGCAGAATTACTTGGAAGAATAGATGGCTGTTCAAAAGGTAAAGGCGGCTCAATGCACATGTTCGACATTCCAAAACAATTCTTTGGTGGTCATGGTATTGTGGGTGCACAGGTTCCAATTGGAGCTGGTCTTGCGTTTGCAAATGCATACAGAGATAATGGCAATATTAGCGTTTCATATTTTGGTGATGGTGCTGCGCATCAGGGGCAGGTATATGAGGCATTCAATATGGCTGCTCTTTGGAAACTTCCTGCATTATTTATTGTAGAAAATAATATGTATGCAATGGGTACATCAGTTGAGCGTGCAACCGTAGTTACAGATCTTTACAAAAAAGGTGAGTCATTTGGTATTCCAGGTTATGCTGTAAATGGTATGGACGTATTAGATGTAATTGAAGGTACAAAAAAAGCTATTGATCATATTAGAAGTGGTAAGGGTCCTTATTTACTTGAGCTTAAAACATACAGATACAGAGGTCACTCAATGTCTGATCCAGCTAAGTATCGCAGCAAAGAAGAAGTAAATGAATTTAAAGAAAATCGTGATCCGATAGATAATCTTCGTAACTATTTATTATCAGCTAAAAAAGTTAAAGAAAGTGATTTAGAGGATATTGAAAAATCAGTTAAAGCTTTAGTTGCTGAAGTTGTGGAATTTGCTCAAAATAGTCCTGAGCCAGATCCAAGTGAACTTATGACAGATATCTATAATGATGAATAA